The DNA window ACTCAACTCACGCATGGGTAAATAAAAAGGATAAATCCAATGTATAAACAATGTTGGTACTATTCACAtctaaatatctttttttttaatgcgtAGATAGAGTTTAaacttcgattttttttttgttggagtGATAGATGTTGGTACTCTACTCCAcattgatttttgtttttagtatttttcacaACCAAATGCATACCCCATGGCCTATATATGCTAAAGCACAATTGACCTCTGAATAGTgaattatccaaaaaaaaagaaaagaaaaaagaagatctCTGAATAGTGTAGCTATGTTACTCATCTACACTACTATAGAGAGGATCCTGGTCCGTAGCAATTATAGCAAGCATACTTCATTAAGAGTATTCTCAATAGAATTGTATTATCTTATATAATTAACTGAGTTTAGTAAAAGCTTTACgttatcaataaaaaaaatcaagcatacCGCACCATCAGTGTTTTACAGAGTCGACGGCCGGCCTAGGGCTTGGGGTGTGTGAGTGATGACCAAGCTACATTCTTTTAAGACCAgttaaaaataactaaacaaGTTCCTTGCTAGTAGACCTCCTCCGTTGAGTCGTCGGCATCGGCGACTCTGGCAGCGTACGTCCGACGTACCTGGACCAGGATATGAATAAACCACCAGCTAGAATCCTAAACTATCATCAGATGCAAAGACCTACTGAACTACGTGGCTCAGCGACTCAAATTATATGTCCCCGCGGCTCCTACACCTACGAGCCTTCACAATCAAGCAGCTTGGATATTCAGCAAAGAGGCACGCAGGATTATCCTTTTGCTACCTTAACCTCCTACCTCTCTACCTTGTTCATATCGTCAAATCTCGGGAAGCACATAACCTTAAAGACTTTGACCATCAAAATCGTATGCAGACATCGATCACGCATAATGAATTCTATGGTGGACAAAAGTTGTCACAAAACTAAATTACGGTGAACGCATCTTTCTGTACTCAAGAACAAGCAAACATGTAGTGAACTCATACCAGTCCTCACAACAGCACTCGTGCAAAATGCTTGGTAAAGAAGATTCCGCTGCACGCAGAAGAAAGAAATAAGGAAACATGTGGCAGCAATGGCAACTCGAGCAAAGTTACTGGTCCAGTAATGACCAATGACCGAAGATTCAGATAATTGAGAAGTGAAATCAGCATCAGGTGCAATGTGCAATGGAGCAACAACTTCCTATCTTCAAGCTTATTTACATTACACATAGGTTAAAAAGGATAACAGTGAGGATAGCTGTTTGCAAGAATCTCCTTGGATATAAGTACACTGTTGAAACTAGAATAGGATGAAATGGTGAAAATTTCTAACAGGAAAACGGGTTACTTTGACATTAATAATGTAATTTCTCCCCAAAACGAATTTCAGAATACATACCTAGTCCTAGCTGAGAAATATAAAGCCGCGGCGATTTGACGCACCTCTATATGATGAATAATTTACACATGTATCAGCCTTAGATCGGTCATTCTTGATTCGCAGGTCTTTGGCCTGTATGTGCCGCTGCCAGAAGCCCCACTGGAGATTTTGACTTGACAGTAGCTCGGTAAGATACTTGCTACACAATGTGTTGCGTCTTCAGATTTCAGTAATGTATAAGCCGATAGTCACCTTGTCACAGCTGTACcattctataaatatataatccTATTTCATACCAATCCATGAGCAGAGGAACCACTGAAAGACTCCCAAGGGAAATGCAACTAATGCGTTATCGCTCAGAAAGCTGTTAGATGATTTCTTCAAGATGACTCCAACTTGGCTACTATTCACTTGACCCACTGTTTCTTGAGGAGGAATCTGCATGTACAACAGGACTCTATTACAAATGTGACTTTGGACTGACAAGTCGCATAAAATGGAACTGTAACAAAGTTGTACCTCGTGAGTGACGTTTTCCTTCCAttgcttctttcttttcctgGCAACTGTGGCAAAGGAAAGGCCCATCCCATGGACGCAGCTTTCCTGACTTTGACAAACCCTCATGTATGGATATACCCTGACCAGACTCTAACTCTACTTGACAAATTGCACATATGAAGAGCTTGAACATATTCCGAACTGGATATTCAGAATCTAGCCTGAATTGgatggcagaaaaaaaaaagtcaaacgcgAGGCATTCTTATCCAAACTAGTGGATTTTCCGCACAATTTTGTGTGGAGctagattttaaattttggattgGATTTGGTATACAACTCttagcaattttttttccataaatacATTTGTATTTCATATACAATAGGCTTTAAATGTAGAATTGGATTCGGTATAGAAGTCTTGGCTTATATTTTACATAGATACAATTGTACTTTGTATATTGGTCAATCTACACTCTTATAATCTGAACCCTCCAGAGCAAACATGGTGCTTTCGTTTCGAGCTATCTTAACAGGATCAGCTATTTTAACTAGTTTCTTGCTTCATGGCCTACTTACATACTAACACATAAGCAAATGACCTACTGTTAAAATGAAGTCCCCATCAGAAGAGGCTGAGTCTGTGACCAATCAAAATAGACACATACTTCTTCCACAATCAATCATGTAGATTCTAATTGCAATGCTACAAATAGAGTATAAGCTATTTCACAGATTGAAATGTGTTGAAAACTGGCAAGCTTGACAAAATGTTAGAATAGCCCCCATGTACTACCTTAAGAACAAATGTAACACCTAGAAAGTAGAGACCAGGCAATAGCAATACCTAACCTAAGCTATGACCAAAAAGGTTGGGCCCTGATGTTCCATGCTTCACCCTTCAATAGGAGTTGCAAAGAAATGAATAGGTAAGTAGTTGGAAACATGGAAAGTTTTTGCACAATCTTCAAAGGGTGAAGCATAAAAAAATCTCTCGTAGAACTGCCTTCCAACTAAAATGGCATCTCACTCTCACAAATCTCATAAGACATCAATTCATCACACTTTTAATTGACTGTTGGCAAGTACCACCATAGTGCAGTGATCTTTATGCAAAAACTTATTGATTGCACTGCTTAAAGCGTACTATTGCATCCATTGTCAAGATGGATAAAGGGTACAAAGTACAAACCGTCTTGAAAGGGAAGGACATCCATCCTCAAAGACTTCCTCCACCAAATCTGGCTGGGTACATTGGTCCTTATCTGCATGACATGGTGAGTCTGATGTTGCTTTCTTGTAAAAGATATTTTTGAAAAGTCCTTTCCCTGCCTTTTTTGCAGGTTGCACAGTGGGGCTTATTTTTTCTGGAGGTATTATGTCAATGACAATACAAGTCGTATCATCTCTCAATCCTTTTGATGCAATTGCTTCCTACAAAAGAAGCAGAATATAAGGATATAATTTGAGGTTTCTGGTAGCACACAATGAGGTGGTGAACTAACTTTGACAATTTGATCCGCTGCAGCTTCTGGAGGAAGCCCTCGTGCACAACTAAAAGCCATATCCGCAGTCAAGGCATCCCAAACACCATCACTTGAAATAATGATTCTGCCTCCAGCACTTGATAGCTGAAGAAATCACCATTAGACATTAATATTTTCAtagtatggaaaaaaaatcaaggagcCTCTTCAATTAACTTGAAAGAAAATGAcaaaacaactaaaaaaataCTCTCAAGAGAAAAGGATCACTTGCAGACCCACAGGCTACAACCATGAACAAACTTTGGAAACAACAAGGGGAACAAGAAGGAAATAACTGGTCGTTTATATATGAATGTCAAATTATCTAGCCTGAGAAGATATATCTGGATAACATCATGAAGATGCAGGATAACATGGGTAGTTTATCCTTAATATTGTTTATTTACAATGGGACATTTCACCATATATTACAGTAGACAATAAAACGAGCTACAAAAACAGCAGAATTTCTGGTATTTGGATTTGTTCCCACAATACATTGTTATCGTGAATGCTTAGAAATTGGGTTTCTAAAAACTACTGTGAAGAAGCTTTTATGACTTAATAATACCTTGATCTGCTTCACATAAGGCACGGGAATGATAAATTCACCTACATCCTGATCACCAATTGATCTTGATAGGCACAAGCCACCAGGCCAACATCTAAGTGGCCCAATCTGTATGGACAAGAAAGAAGGGTCAAGTAAGAGGTGTCAATCAGGGACAATTTTCTATGAACCTTTCAACAATCAACAGCATGTACAACATAAACTAACTAATCGGGGTAACAAACAAGAAGTTTGCTCATATATAACAAAAGTCATAAATCCCAACAGTGCAAATTAAAATAAACATATCAAGAGAAATTTAGTTGCATCATTGAGAGCTGAGAACTGCATCTACCAATCGGTCAGCATAACTTGGAAGTAAACAGAATATACTACTCACTAACTTGGCCAATGAAAACAATATGAGTTGGATAACTTTTTATGACATATCAACTGCTAACAAACATCAAAACTTCTCATACTGCTACAACTATTCCAACACAATGAACACTGCACACATGAACTTCAACAATAGAAAGTTCCTTGGCTTGGCTGCCAGCGGTGCAAAGTAGAGGGGAAAATATGAGCAACCACAAAAAGTCAAAGAGCAAAAACCTCAGCTCCGCCGACAACATTTAGCCTTCCAACTTCACCTCCGCATTCTGTTACACGTCCAACCCTACCAACCATAACCAGTAAGCGGTAGGAACCAACCACATATATGACAAAGAACAACAAAACATCATGTGAGTAAACAATCTTACTCCTCTTCGCTAGCATCGAAGCGATGGTCAGCGGACAAATGGTAAATGGTACCCTCGGCTTCAAGGACGCACCGTGAATCGCCAACGGATGCAACGGTCACAACGTACCCATCGATTATGACAAACGTCACAGTTGTTCCTGAAGAATGGGCTGAAACACACGAGTAGACAAATTGTACTCATCTCTTATTGCGGGGTAGAAAGCAATCACCCAGTAACGGCTGGTCATAAGAGACTAGACAGGGTTAAGTAGTAAACTGTACTACTGATAATACTAAGTGAGAAGAACTAGGAGCCAGTTAGTCCCAGGAGGAATTATTATACCTCTTGTTTGAAAATCCTTGTCCGTCTTGACGAACCCGGCCACCAGCGCCCTCGGGAGCGCTGCGAGCCACTCGTCGCCGCTCAGATCGGCAGGAACGCAGCACATGACGTTGCTGAGGAGATTCTCCTTGGCGTACACCGCGGCGCCGCTCCCGTTGTGCCCATCGAACAGCTgcaaccaaaaccaaaaccgaAAAACTCATCTGAGAATCCGCCCCCGGTCGTGCAAGCGAGCGGGCAGCGGCAGCGCAGCGCAGATCGTGGAACGAGATAAACCGCACGCGGCGTAGTCATTGCAGTGGAGGAGACAAGACGACACGAGCACTCACGGCGAAGGCGGAGAAgggggcgccgccggccgggaGGCGCTCGCAGGCCGGCTTGAGCAGCGCGAAGTCCTCCCCCTTCTTAGCCCTACACGCCTGCCCCGCCGCGACGCTGGGCcaccgctcccgctcccgcccgcCCGcacccgccgacgccgacgccgaagcGCGCTCCGCCGACGCCTCACGCCGCAGCAGGTCCCCGAGCGCCATGCtcccgctccgcctcctcctccccccccgccacccccaccgcctccaccgtcgccgccgccgccgccatcccccgcCTCTCTCCTCAGATCCCGACCACCGCAGATCGCGCCGAGGGCCCGCGCATCGCTGGCTTAGCCGagcgagggaggagggggaagcgCACGAGCACGCGCACCCCGCTGGTTTGGTCGGGAAGCGCAGCGGCGAGCGAGAGTGCCAGCGGCGCAAGTCCCCGCACACTTGACGCTTTTCTCcggtgcttctttttttttcctcccttttttttgCTCTGCTCGGCGCGTGTCGCTGTAACTTTGCGGGAGCAGCCACCCGAATCACATGGGGAGCGCCCCGGCTACAGGACGCGCAATCCCGGGCTCCCACGCGCGCGCTAAAATTGGAAATAAAGAAAAGGttatgataattatataatgatataaataaattaatactaGAATAATACTATAAGCAATCCCGGCAAGTATTGATGAACAAAGTAAGTCACAAAGCAGAAAAGATACAATAAACTGTTCTTATAAGCAATCCCGGCAAGTATTGAtgaacaaagttttttttcttttttcttttttgaaatcgTATCATGAGGTGCATCTGCAAATAtgtcactgtttttttttaattgtaagATGAAAGGATGGTAGTCTTGTAATACTCAAGTTTTATAATAACGATTTAAACAGTGGGAAACTTATAATTGTTATTACTATTTACATGTCACTCTTATGTAAAATAATATGTCCTAACCAACACACGCACGCCATACTTTTATGTCTATATAAGTAATAAGCTTTTTGTTTTTAAGTTGTTGCAAGGAATGGATGGAAATGGGTAACAGGTGCAGTGACAAGATTGTTCGTAATTTTAATCTCGTGGTTGTGTTTGATTTCCTTTTGCTGTCTTTgatggtggattttttttttttgaggggtcTTTGATGGTGGATTAACCTATGGTTTTTGTTTCCATGTGTGGTTGAGAGTTAAGACCGAGGGGGGAAGGAGTCCTCTTAACTAACGGCATGAGAAAGTGACAGGACCAAAAGGTTGTGTTTCTTCTTAGCCAGATGTGCTTCTGGTTGGAGCAAAGAAAAGGCCGGAGATTAGTTGGCCGGAGAGGGCTGATAGTGAAGGTAACTAACTAATTAAGGAGAGCTTTTCTTAATTTTCTGCTTAAATGGATGGATGCAACCAAAGGAAAGTGGTTGTGTGGCTTTTCTCGTCCCGGGCCGGTGCTTGGGGTTTTAATTGCATATGTTTTGATTCACGTCAAAACCTGGAGGGACTGAATGCGATCGAGCTTCCATCAACATATCTTGATGACTTAATCCAAAATAGTCGCCATGTaggcaaaaaatatatagtcTCGGACTGTAGTTTGCCGTACCAAGTTATCGATATAAGGACATGTTCTAAGATAATGTTAACAGAGAAACTTAGGcattttatgttaaaaaaaagcatcttacataaaaaaaatctctcttcAGGTGACTCTTTATTAATACATGCTAACTAAATCATTACACATGTTACGGACTCTCGTTAAAGACCATATTGTACAACATTCAATATTATATGGCTTCCTCACGTTTTTCTCACTAAAAGTGGTTGTTAAACCCGTTGTTAACTAAAACAAcaatatttctctcttctctcctctctgttCCATATCGGCAAATTTGTTTAGTTTGTAATACCAAGAGCCTGCTAGTACATTGGCTGAAGCCATGTCAAAGGCACCTCACTCTCaccagcagaaaaaaaaaagcagtttTTGTCATCGATTGGATCCATAATTTTCAACGACAAATCCTTGCTCTCCAGCTGGTATCCTTAAACACGGTATCCACACATGAAAATTCTGCTGCCAACTGAGCCACAAGAAAAGGGGAAAATCTGACGTGCTTCCCCCGTGAATCTCGCCGAGGTCGGCAGAATGCCGGAGAAAACGGTTCGAGGAAACTGGGATGTTTAGCAGGATAACGATCGGTCCAGACACCGGGTGGCAGCTGGTTGCTCCGAGCCTCCCGAGTCGGAGCACGCATGTGCATTTCTCCGAGGATTTTTCGTTTGGTCTTTGGCCCCGTCAAACTCGGCAACTTGTGGCACATTGCATTACATGTACCATCGTGACAGCTTTATCCACCGTTGCACAGCAGCAACCGGTGAGTGAGACAGTCACTCGGTCAGACAACTCTGGTTCACGGCATGTTGACAACTCTGGTTCACTAGTTTGATTTTTGTTTagtatgttttttaaactgctaaacagattattttttaaaaaatattttatgtaaaatttgttttaaatcaaataaatttatttttaaaatattttgaataatcACAATTAATCATAGGACTAATTTGGTTCTTCATTTTGTATGTAGCTAATTAGACATGTATAATCTATGTTAAGAAAATGCTCTAACTTGTAGACCCGTTCCTAAATATAGGCATTTTTAAGTTATTtagcaaaaact is part of the Oryza glaberrima chromosome 4, OglaRS2, whole genome shotgun sequence genome and encodes:
- the LOC127771230 gene encoding LOW QUALITY PROTEIN: probable protein phosphatase 2C 40 (The sequence of the model RefSeq protein was modified relative to this genomic sequence to represent the inferred CDS: deleted 1 base in 1 codon) gives rise to the protein MAAAAATVEAVGVAGGRRRRSGSMALGDLLRREASAERASASASAGAGGRERERWPSVAAGQACRAKKGEDFALLKPACERLPAGGAPFSAFALFDGHNGSGAAVYAKENLLSNVMCCVPADLSGDEWLAALPRALVAGFVKTDKDFQTRAHSSGTTVTFVIIDGYVVTVASVGDSRCVLEAEGTIYHLSADHRFDASEEEVGRVTECGGEVGRLNVVGGAEIGPLRCWPGGLCLSRSIGDQDVGEFIIPVPYVKQIKLSSAGGRIIISSDGVWDALTADMAFSCARGLPPEAAADQIVKEAIASKGLRDDTTCIVIDIIPPEKISPTVQPAKKAGKGLFKNIFYKKATSDSPCHADKDQCTQPDLVEEVFEDGCPSLSRRLDSEYPVRNMFKLFICAICQVELESGQGISIHEGLSKSGKLRPWDGPFLCHSCQEKKEAMEGKRHSRDSSSRNSGSSE